The bacterium nucleotide sequence TCCTTGATGGCTGCTGCCAGCTGATCGTAGACCGGACCGTCCTGCGTCAGCTCGACCGAGCCCTTGAACTGGAACCCCTGGAACTTCTCGGGCCGACACACATAGATGGCCACGCGCGCGTTCTGCTGCAGGTTGGCCCTCGAGTGCGGGCTCATGATCTCTGCGAACGCCAGGTGGTCGTCGTCGAGCACCATGATCGAGCCCTTCGGGCTCACGTTGGGCTCACCATCGCTCGAAGCGGTGGCGACGTAGCAGAGGCCCACCTCTGCGATCAGGCTCTTGTGTGACTCTTCGATCTTTCCCAT carries:
- a CDS encoding pyridoxamine 5'-phosphate oxidase family protein; amino-acid sequence: MGKIEESHKSLIAEVGLCYVATASSDGEPNVSPKGSIMVLDDDHLAFAEIMSPHSRANLQQNARVAIYVCRPEKFQGFQFKGSVELTQDGPVYDQLAAAIKEKGLKLPPIQNAVKIKVEEVRGLGA